The stretch of DNA CGGACCGACCATGCCGAACTTCATATGCCCGGGATAATTGACCGCCAGCACCGGAGAGGTTTCCGTCAAGCCGTAACCTTCATAAATAGGGTAGCCGGTGCCGTAAAAAAACTCGGCGATTTTCTGGGGTAAGGGAGCGCCGCCCGAAATGAAAAAACGCAGACGTCCGCCAAGCTTTTCTCCCAGCTTGCTGAAAACCAATTTCTTGGCAAGCTTACGCTGCCAGAGCAACCAGGCTCCAGGCTGACGATTCTCGCGCAAGGCGGCGGAAAGTTGATCCGCCACGCCGAAAGCCCAGAAGATCAATTGTTTCTTCAACCCCTTACTCTGCTGCGCGCCATCATAGATACGGTCGAATATTTTTTCAAAAAGACGCGGCACACTGATCATGATGGTCGGCCGGACTTCCATCATGTTCTGGGAAACCTTTTCAATCGATTCGGCGTAAGCGATCACCGCGCCATTATAAATCGGCAGATAATAACCGGCCATCCGCTCAAAAACATGGCTTAAAGGAAGATGGGAAAGAAAAACATCATTACCGTCAACCCGGACACAATTGCTGGATGCGGCAACGTTAGTGATAAAATTACCGTGGGTCAGCATGACGCCCTTGGGATCTCCGGTGGTTCCGGAAGTATAAATCAGCGTGGCCAGATCATCATCGTTGATATTCTGCCAGCCGGCCTCGAAAGATGCGCGGTTCTTCTTGAGCCATTCACGACCGGTGGACAACAACTGAGACAGGGTCATAACCCGTTCATGTCGAAGCGACTCCGTCTCCCCCATGTCTTCAAAAACAATGATTTTTTTCAATTTCGGACATTTATCGACAATCGCCAAACTTTTTTTAAGCTGATCGGCGTTTGAGACAAAAAGAAAAACCGAATCCGAGTCATTGACAATATACTCAACCTGGGGAGCGAGATTGGTTGGATAAACCGGCGCATCGGCGCAGGCGCAGGCAAGAATGCCCAAATCGGCAAAGGCCCACTCGGGACGATTCTCGGAAAGCAGCGCAACCTTTTGACCTTTTTCCAGTCCCGCGGCCAGCAAGCCCCCGGCCACTTCTTCCACCTTGACTGCGAACTCCCGCCAACTGATGTCAAAATAGACGTCGTTGCGTTTCACTTTCATGGCAACCTTCTGATCGAGCCGCCGCGCCTGTTCAAAAAAAATCTTTACCAGATTCATCTCTCACTCCTAAAAATTAAACCCTGGACCAATCAAAAAAAATGAATGAAGACTCATTCCGAGATCCTATTAACTGAACGTCATTAGATTGTCAAGGCTAAAATACTATTTTATTTAACGGGAAAAAGGCGAAAGAAATCATCAGATCGGTTTGTCGAGCAGAGTTCCACGGCGTGGGGATTGAAGACCCTTGCCTTAGCGGGAAGTTTATGAAATAATACTTCGGCATGATTCTTCTGTAACGGATAACCCCCCAGGAAGCTTTTGCCGGAGAGAAACCGCCATGACCCCCCTTTCATTCTGCGCCGCCTGCGGCAAACCGATCAACCCCAAAAGTCGATACTGCCCCCACTGCGGCCATGAAAACCGGGTTTCAGATCCCCACCGGAATGCCTTCTGCCCCCGTTGCAAGGTTGCCCTTGAACCCTATGACTATCGGCAAACAGATGCCGAAATCTGCCCACTTTGCGCCGGTCTCTGGTTCGACCGCCGAGAATTTTCCTACCTGACCTCTGAACGCGATGTCTATCAAGACCAAAACCTGCCGCGTGAATACCAACGGCCACCCCGACAAAATGATCCCGGTTACCTGAGCTGCGTGCGTTGCGGCACCCCGATGACAAAAAAAACTTTCAGGAGGTTTCCGGGGTCATGATCGACATCTGCGGTCGGCATGGTATTTGGTTGGATGCCGGGGAGATGGAAAACATCCGTAGCTTTATCGCCGCCGGCGGTCTTGAGCAAGCTCAGAATAGACACATCGCTCACAACCGGGTTGCCCTTCAGGAACTCGCCGCCCGGGTTCAGGAGGTCGAATTCACCCAGAAGGTTCTCCATTTTTTCGATTTTAAATACTGGCTCTTTAAAATCTTCTGAATAAAAAGTTTCCCGGCGACCTTAGAAACCATGGCCCCCTGCAAGATCGGCTGATTCCTGAAATAACCGCACTAATTTTCAGCCGGCGTCCCGGCGCCGGCGATCGTTGCTCCGGGCCGCGCCGTAACCCCAGCCAACAAGGCTTCCAAGGCCAGGCGCAGGGGCTCGGGCAGGAGTGGACCATGGTAACGATCAAACCGTAAGCTCTGCGAACAACCACTTATTTCCGCCGCCACCTGCTCACAGCGCCGGCGAAAATCATCCAGGCTGCCAAGCTGATGCCGCTGCCAGGCGTCACTTAAAGCCAGGCTGAGCTCAAGCAGACCGGCGTAGCTCGACTGCAACAGCAAGTCCTCGACCGCGGCGGTCAGCGCTCCGCCATCGGCGTCAGGTTCCAAGTTGCAATCCGCAATAAAATCATAGACCGTCACTCGCCGTTCCTGAAGTCGCTGAAAGATGTCACGTTCCGCAACAATGCCGTTTTGACGTCGCACCGCTTCAATCACGGCATTATAAACCGTGCCGGCAATCAATTCTCCCATTTTGCTGTGGCCGCCGGCATTCTCAATGGGCCGCCCCCGGCCTTCCACAACAATGATATTGTCGGTTCCGGTTCCGGTGGCCTGAAGAAAAGCGGGGTCACTGGCGGCGCGAATATCCAGATCCTGAAGCGCCGCGCTTTTGCCTTCGCAGGCGCTGAGCAGGGCTCGACTCTGAGCCTTCGGCGCAAGGCGGGCATTAGTTAGAAGAATTATATTGATGGTGCCCGGATCGACGGCCCCGGGAGCTTCATAATAATATCCCTCTTCGGCGCCCATGCGCATCGCGTTGGATTTCACCCCGGCCGTGACCAGGGCCGCGACCCGCAAATCCTGAAAGGAAGCCTCCCGGCAAGACAGATTATTCATGTCGGCCCCGGTAAAAAGCAGGGCGCACCTTTCCGGATCACGCTCCAGCAGGGACGTAATCTTTTTTTTAAAATCAGGTGCTCCGAGATAATGCACCAGATTCCAGGTCGGCGGCGAAAGATAATGATTGCCAACCGTGCTGATTCCGGCGCACACCCCTTCCAGGGTGGAATGAACCGCCATCGGCTCGGTAAAATCAATCACCAGGGTACGCTGAATAAAATCAGCCACTCGCGATTCCACGACTTCAGCCCGGCGGACATAGGGAAAGTCAAGGACCATGGCTTCTCTTCGCACCACCTGTTCCGTCAGAACCAGGTGGTCGGAACGACTGAAAAAGTCGGAATAGATCACT from Pseudomonadota bacterium encodes:
- a CDS encoding zinc-ribbon domain-containing protein, producing MTPLSFCAACGKPINPKSRYCPHCGHENRVSDPHRNAFCPRCKVALEPYDYRQTDAEICPLCAGLWFDRREFSYLTSERDVYQDQNLPREYQRPPRQNDPGYLSCVRCGTPMTKKTFRRFPGS
- a CDS encoding adenosylcobinamide amidohydrolase; its protein translation is MRWVPMFLEKRVGMKRFFGVMGLVLLGLALLLAGCEYPLSLIDSAGQKVRLTCRPLRIVSLAPEVSEIVAALGAGDRLVGITYHSSSLAGLEHCSLIGGFQQPSLERIQSLSPDLIFITPSHNHLRGVLEHNGCRVLAMASRTQAEIFANIELVGRLVGRSAQAAELLAGMREKIALLKKKVDLIPVAERRRVMVMMSQDRFLLPGDDSFQNELIRVAGGIAPVWGKTGDVVEVDVAQIQAFDPQVIYSCKPTEHIKNLFGRPSLIGITAIVDTQIYNFPCDFTCRASTHFADFAAWLASVIYSDFFSRSDHLVLTEQVVRREAMVLDFPYVRRAEVVESRVADFIQRTLVIDFTEPMAVHSTLEGVCAGISTVGNHYLSPPTWNLVHYLGAPDFKKKITSLLERDPERCALLFTGADMNNLSCREASFQDLRVAALVTAGVKSNAMRMGAEEGYYYEAPGAVDPGTINIILLTNARLAPKAQSRALLSACEGKSAALQDLDIRAASDPAFLQATGTGTDNIIVVEGRGRPIENAGGHSKMGELIAGTVYNAVIEAVRRQNGIVAERDIFQRLQERRVTVYDFIADCNLEPDADGGALTAAVEDLLLQSSYAGLLELSLALSDAWQRHQLGSLDDFRRRCEQVAAEISGCSQSLRFDRYHGPLLPEPLRLALEALLAGVTARPGATIAGAGTPAEN
- a CDS encoding long-chain fatty acid--CoA ligase; translated protein: MNLVKIFFEQARRLDQKVAMKVKRNDVYFDISWREFAVKVEEVAGGLLAAGLEKGQKVALLSENRPEWAFADLGILACACADAPVYPTNLAPQVEYIVNDSDSVFLFVSNADQLKKSLAIVDKCPKLKKIIVFEDMGETESLRHERVMTLSQLLSTGREWLKKNRASFEAGWQNINDDDLATLIYTSGTTGDPKGVMLTHGNFITNVAASSNCVRVDGNDVFLSHLPLSHVFERMAGYYLPIYNGAVIAYAESIEKVSQNMMEVRPTIMISVPRLFEKIFDRIYDGAQQSKGLKKQLIFWAFGVADQLSAALRENRQPGAWLLWQRKLAKKLVFSKLGEKLGGRLRFFISGGAPLPQKIAEFFYGTGYPIYEGYGLTETSPVLAVNYPGHMKFGMVGPVLEGVDLKIAADGEIIAKGPNIALGYYKNQAATDEAFVDGWFHTGDVGVLDAENYLKITDRKKDLIVTAGGKNIAPQHLENLLKMDKYITEAMLYGDRRKFISALLVPDFEKVEEYALKNDILFTDRKGLLENPEIRAMLGRRIEKVHQENNIPSYEQIKKFVTLDSEFTMDKNEVTPTLKLRRKIVTAKFQKELDALYEE